From Streptomyces durmitorensis, a single genomic window includes:
- a CDS encoding AMP-dependent synthetase/ligase, translated as MQPTERPETLAVLTEWAADRHGKLPALRFKSAGGAWEEVSYDQLRAHVRDFGAELLALGVRPDDRVAILAETRPEWTYAHFAVFAAGAVVVPVYPTAGDEEVEWVVGDSAASVVICENAEQAAKIERLRPRLPGVRHVTLMTDREPPAEQAAPDALSDALLDRARTRAPADLATIIYTSGTTGLPKGCLLTHANLGAVQSATLPLIDGGPGDSTYLYLPLAHLLAQLIEFTTLIEGGELCFYGGRIENVVAELAEAKPTHLPSVPRLFEKVHSVVLSLAESQDGGRERFEEAVRIGVLAADGVLPPDLQDAYEAADKALYGLVRQALGGRVRWALTGGAPIAPHVVDFLRACGIAVYEGYGMTESAGVISLNHPGAVRYGTVGRPIAGCEVRIADDGEVLARGEMVFPGYHADPAATRDALDDEGWLHTGDLGAVDADGYLSITGRKKDLIITSGGKNLTPSLSEFAIQRSRFVSRAVMVGDKRPYPVALITLDAEEIGGWAAREGMELTEPPSRDPRVRALVQEVVDAANAEVSRPARIREFAVLDEDFTVEGGLLTPSLKVRRRAVAEQYAGVVAGLYEKGDSSTTPHPQAATRP; from the coding sequence ATGCAGCCGACGGAGCGCCCCGAGACCCTGGCCGTCCTCACCGAGTGGGCGGCCGACCGCCACGGCAAGCTGCCCGCACTCCGCTTCAAGTCCGCGGGCGGGGCGTGGGAGGAGGTCTCGTACGACCAACTACGCGCACATGTACGGGACTTCGGGGCGGAGTTGCTCGCGCTGGGCGTCCGGCCTGACGACCGCGTGGCGATCCTCGCCGAGACCCGCCCCGAGTGGACCTACGCGCACTTCGCCGTCTTCGCGGCGGGCGCGGTGGTCGTCCCCGTCTATCCGACGGCGGGCGACGAGGAGGTCGAGTGGGTCGTCGGCGACTCCGCCGCCTCGGTGGTGATCTGTGAGAACGCCGAGCAGGCGGCGAAGATCGAGCGCCTGCGGCCACGCCTGCCCGGCGTACGGCATGTGACGCTGATGACGGACCGCGAGCCGCCCGCCGAACAAGCCGCGCCGGACGCCTTGTCGGACGCCTTGTTGGACCGCGCCCGGACCCGCGCCCCCGCCGATCTGGCGACCATCATCTACACCTCCGGCACCACAGGCCTGCCCAAGGGCTGTCTCCTCACCCACGCCAACCTGGGCGCGGTCCAGTCCGCGACGCTCCCGCTGATCGACGGCGGCCCGGGCGACTCGACGTACCTCTATCTCCCGCTGGCCCATCTCCTGGCCCAGCTCATCGAGTTCACGACCCTCATCGAGGGAGGTGAACTCTGCTTCTACGGAGGGCGGATCGAGAACGTCGTCGCGGAGCTGGCGGAGGCGAAGCCCACGCATCTGCCGTCCGTGCCGCGCCTGTTCGAGAAGGTGCACTCCGTGGTCCTCTCCCTGGCGGAGTCCCAGGACGGGGGCCGCGAACGCTTCGAGGAGGCGGTGCGCATCGGGGTGCTCGCGGCGGACGGCGTGCTGCCGCCCGATCTCCAGGACGCGTACGAGGCAGCCGACAAGGCCCTGTACGGGCTGGTCCGGCAGGCGCTGGGAGGGCGCGTGCGGTGGGCGCTGACCGGCGGCGCCCCCATCGCGCCGCACGTCGTCGACTTCCTGCGGGCCTGCGGCATCGCGGTGTACGAGGGGTACGGGATGACGGAGTCGGCCGGTGTCATCAGCCTCAACCATCCCGGCGCGGTCCGGTACGGCACGGTCGGCCGCCCCATCGCGGGCTGCGAGGTCCGCATCGCCGATGACGGAGAGGTGCTTGCCCGGGGCGAGATGGTCTTCCCCGGCTACCACGCGGACCCCGCCGCCACCCGCGACGCCCTGGACGACGAGGGCTGGCTGCACACCGGTGACCTGGGTGCCGTCGACGCCGACGGCTACCTCAGCATCACCGGCCGCAAGAAGGACCTGATCATCACCTCCGGCGGCAAGAACCTCACCCCGTCCCTCAGTGAATTCGCCATCCAGCGCTCGCGGTTCGTGTCCCGCGCGGTGATGGTGGGCGACAAGCGCCCCTATCCGGTGGCCCTGATCACGCTGGACGCGGAGGAGATCGGCGGCTGGGCGGCAAGGGAGGGCATGGAGCTGACCGAGCCGCCGTCGCGGGACCCCCGGGTGCGCGCCCTGGTCCAGGAGGTGGTGGACGCGGCGAACGCGGAGGTCTCGCGCCCGGCCCGCATCCGTGAATTCGCCGTGCTTGACGAGGACTTCACGGTGGAGGGCGGGCTGCTCACACCGAGCCTGAAGGTGCGCAGGCGGGCGGTGGCGGAACAGTACGCGGGAGTGGTGGCCGGTCTCTACGAGAAGGGAGACTCCTCGACTACGCCACACCCGCAAGCCGCAACAAGGCCGTAG
- a CDS encoding AraC family transcriptional regulator — MPSRTITVHHVRAMLHGAERQGIDTVPLLRTAQIPPLLLGDDRARITEVQFARLFRELYRATGDEFLGLGAAVSRPGTFAMMCHASLGCRDLGAAMERGVTFYGLFPGGPDLTLEHRDTGSAVFAVRNDLEHDYFLAECLVIIWHRLCSWLIGRRIPLHWAEFGHPPPPHKDEYGLLFGCPVRFGAARTGAGFDEHWLSAPLIRDEAALEGMLERAPFDLLSRREYGTTVAEQVRRALARALRTSPRLPSLGEIAARLAVSPATLRRRLAQESTSYQQLKDAVRRDAAIAGLAEGTEPIADLAARLGFSEDTAFHRAFRRWTGTTPGAYRYENRGYEIRGYENRGQQS, encoded by the coding sequence ATGCCCAGCAGGACCATCACCGTCCACCACGTCCGCGCCATGCTGCACGGCGCCGAACGCCAGGGAATCGACACCGTCCCGCTGCTCCGCACCGCCCAGATCCCGCCGCTCCTCCTCGGCGACGACCGGGCCCGCATCACCGAGGTCCAGTTCGCGCGCCTCTTCCGGGAGCTGTACCGCGCCACCGGCGACGAGTTCCTCGGCCTCGGCGCGGCCGTCAGCAGGCCAGGCACCTTCGCGATGATGTGCCACGCGTCCCTCGGCTGCCGCGACCTCGGCGCCGCCATGGAGCGCGGTGTCACGTTCTACGGCCTCTTTCCGGGCGGCCCCGACCTCACCCTTGAGCACCGCGACACCGGCAGCGCCGTCTTCGCCGTACGCAACGACCTCGAACACGACTACTTCCTCGCCGAGTGCCTCGTCATCATCTGGCACCGGCTGTGCAGCTGGCTGATCGGACGCCGCATCCCGCTCCACTGGGCCGAGTTCGGCCATCCGCCGCCCCCGCACAAGGACGAGTACGGGCTCCTCTTCGGCTGCCCGGTCCGCTTCGGCGCGGCGCGCACCGGTGCCGGGTTCGACGAGCACTGGCTGTCCGCCCCGCTGATCCGGGACGAGGCCGCGCTGGAGGGGATGCTGGAGCGGGCGCCGTTCGACCTCCTGTCGCGCCGCGAGTACGGGACGACGGTCGCCGAGCAGGTGCGGCGCGCCCTCGCCCGCGCGCTGCGCACCTCCCCCCGGCTGCCCTCGCTCGGCGAGATCGCCGCCCGCCTCGCCGTGAGCCCCGCGACGCTGCGGCGGCGCCTGGCCCAGGAGTCCACCTCGTACCAGCAGTTGAAGGACGCCGTGCGGCGCGACGCGGCGATCGCGGGGCTGGCCGAGGGCACGGAGCCGATCGCGGATCTCGCCGCGCGGCTCGGGTTCTCCGAGGACACGGCCTTTCACCGCGCGTTCCGGCGGTGGACGGGGACGACGCCGGGGGCCTACCGCTATGAGAACCGGGGCTATGAAATCCGGGGCTATGAGAACCGGGGTCAACAAAGCTGA
- a CDS encoding lipase family protein yields MHVRTSARALAVVAALGLSVITPVTAQAAPAADADAPGDIVSSAPSSFHPLPGQPTNTKAWKVNYRSTTAKGEPNTVSGTVIVPQDGRKGPRPLITYAVGTIGMGDHCAPSAGFPRGTTLEANLIQQLTLRGWAVAVTDYEGLGTPGDHTYTVGRAEGQAMLDAARAAIRLPEAGLGEDTPVGIMGYSQGGQASSWAAELHGSYAPDLKVKGTATGGVPGDLMKVADFNDGSYGSGLIFMAAIGQNAAFPELNLESYLNPAGKKLIGALRNSCVADGAVLGAFKKIDDMTVKNPLDQPDWQQRLRDSQVGTRAPDAPVYQYHVITDELIPYGVGKQVRKDWCAKGANVEWHTVPLGEHVSGVITQSPLAAHWLAERFAGKPARGNC; encoded by the coding sequence ATGCACGTACGTACCAGCGCAAGAGCTCTGGCCGTGGTGGCCGCGCTCGGCCTGTCGGTCATCACCCCGGTGACGGCACAGGCCGCCCCGGCGGCGGACGCCGACGCCCCCGGCGACATCGTCAGCTCCGCACCGAGCAGCTTCCACCCGCTGCCGGGCCAGCCGACGAACACCAAGGCCTGGAAGGTCAATTACCGCTCGACGACGGCGAAGGGCGAACCGAACACCGTCTCCGGCACGGTCATCGTGCCGCAGGACGGCAGGAAGGGCCCCCGCCCCCTCATCACGTACGCCGTCGGAACGATCGGCATGGGCGACCACTGCGCCCCGAGCGCCGGCTTCCCCCGGGGCACCACCCTCGAAGCCAACCTCATCCAGCAGCTCACCCTGCGCGGCTGGGCGGTCGCCGTCACGGACTACGAGGGCCTCGGCACCCCCGGCGACCACACCTACACGGTCGGCAGGGCCGAGGGGCAGGCCATGCTCGACGCCGCCCGCGCCGCGATCCGCCTCCCGGAGGCAGGGCTCGGCGAGGACACGCCGGTCGGCATCATGGGCTACTCCCAGGGCGGGCAGGCCTCCAGTTGGGCGGCCGAGCTGCACGGTTCGTACGCCCCCGACCTGAAGGTCAAGGGCACGGCGACCGGCGGTGTCCCCGGCGACCTGATGAAGGTGGCGGACTTCAACGACGGCTCGTACGGCTCCGGCCTGATCTTCATGGCGGCCATCGGCCAGAACGCGGCCTTCCCCGAGCTGAACCTGGAGTCCTACCTCAACCCGGCGGGCAAGAAGCTGATCGGCGCCCTGCGCAACAGCTGCGTGGCGGACGGCGCGGTGCTCGGCGCCTTCAAGAAGATCGACGACATGACGGTGAAGAACCCCCTCGACCAGCCCGACTGGCAGCAGCGCCTGCGCGATTCGCAGGTCGGCACGCGGGCCCCGGACGCGCCGGTGTACCAGTACCACGTGATCACCGACGAGTTGATCCCGTACGGCGTCGGCAAGCAGGTCCGCAAGGACTGGTGCGCCAAGGGCGCGAACGTGGAGTGGCACACGGTCCCGCTGGGTGAGCACGTCTCGGGGGTCATCACGCAGTCACCGCTGGCGGCGCACTGGCTGGCGGAACGCTTCGCGGGGAAACCGGCGCGGGGCAACTGCTGA
- a CDS encoding AraC family transcriptional regulator: protein MLERLNLAMEHIESHLDQTIDVADLARTAVTSEYHFRRLFSALAGMPLSEYIRRRRLTVAGAEVLAGERTLLEVAVRYGYSSGEAFARAFRGMHGVGPGEARRSGASLQSQPRMSFRLVVEGNSSMRYKVVDKDEFRVVGRKARVPLVHEGVNPDIAAFIRGLGRETLGRIESLSDQEPEGIISVSDKLDESRAEGTELDYWHGVVSSSAVPEDMDALTVEAGSWAVFESSGPFPQTLQYMWRDVFTQWFPSNPYQSRPGPEILRTRLSDDGTQADASLWIPVERTAG, encoded by the coding sequence GTGCTGGAGCGGTTGAACCTGGCCATGGAGCACATCGAGAGTCATCTCGATCAGACGATCGACGTGGCCGACCTGGCGCGGACGGCGGTGACGTCGGAGTACCACTTCCGGCGGCTGTTCTCCGCGCTGGCGGGGATGCCGCTGTCGGAGTACATCCGGCGCCGGCGGCTGACCGTCGCGGGGGCCGAGGTGCTTGCCGGGGAGCGGACGCTGCTCGAAGTGGCCGTGCGCTACGGCTACTCGTCGGGCGAGGCGTTCGCGCGGGCGTTCCGCGGCATGCACGGGGTCGGTCCCGGTGAGGCCAGGCGCAGCGGCGCGAGTCTGCAGTCCCAGCCTCGGATGTCCTTCCGCCTCGTCGTCGAAGGGAACAGCAGCATGCGGTACAAGGTCGTGGACAAGGACGAGTTCCGGGTCGTCGGCAGGAAGGCGCGGGTTCCGCTCGTGCATGAAGGCGTGAACCCGGACATCGCCGCGTTCATCCGAGGGCTCGGCCGGGAGACACTGGGACGCATCGAGAGCCTGTCCGACCAGGAGCCGGAGGGGATCATCTCGGTGAGTGACAAGCTCGACGAGAGCCGCGCCGAGGGGACCGAACTCGACTACTGGCACGGTGTGGTGAGCAGTTCAGCGGTGCCGGAGGACATGGACGCGCTCACCGTCGAGGCGGGGAGCTGGGCCGTGTTCGAGAGCTCGGGGCCGTTCCCGCAGACGCTTCAGTACATGTGGCGGGACGTTTTCACGCAGTGGTTCCCGTCGAATCCGTACCAGAGCAGGCCGGGGCCCGAGATCCTGCGGACCCGCCTGTCGGACGACGGGACGCAGGCGGACGCGTCGCTGTGGATCCCGGTGGAGCGGACGGCCGGCTGA
- a CDS encoding type II toxin-antitoxin system RelE family toxin, whose translation MSYQIIWRTQVIDTATRFLKDDPDGLQQLFDAVDLLADDPRPAGTAAYGSPDLRRMHVGRYRVMYEITHETVTIVVIHVGRMA comes from the coding sequence GTGAGCTACCAGATCATCTGGCGCACGCAAGTGATCGATACCGCCACGCGATTCCTGAAGGACGATCCGGACGGGTTGCAGCAGCTCTTCGACGCGGTGGACCTGCTGGCCGACGATCCACGCCCGGCCGGCACGGCTGCGTACGGGTCCCCTGATCTGCGGCGCATGCATGTCGGCCGGTACCGGGTGATGTACGAGATCACCCACGAGACGGTCACCATCGTGGTGATTCACGTCGGACGGATGGCCTGA
- a CDS encoding type II toxin-antitoxin system Phd/YefM family antitoxin, with protein MSETLPMTEARARFGSLVRRTAHARERITITDHGQPAAVLINPQELADLEDALALAEYRAEQAAGAPAGIPHEEARARLGLERE; from the coding sequence ATGAGTGAGACGCTGCCCATGACTGAAGCCCGCGCTCGTTTCGGCTCGCTGGTCCGGCGGACCGCGCATGCACGGGAGCGGATCACCATCACTGATCACGGGCAGCCGGCGGCTGTGCTGATCAATCCGCAGGAACTGGCCGACCTGGAAGACGCGTTGGCGTTGGCGGAGTACCGGGCGGAGCAGGCCGCCGGTGCTCCTGCCGGAATCCCTCACGAAGAGGCGCGCGCCCGGCTCGGTCTGGAGCGTGAGTGA